One Vigna unguiculata cultivar IT97K-499-35 chromosome 7, ASM411807v1, whole genome shotgun sequence genomic region harbors:
- the LOC114192043 gene encoding transcription factor PIF3-like, whose amino-acid sequence MPLYELYRLAREKLGTENNSTRASDQCSSPENDFFELVWENGQISSQGQSSKVRRSPSCRSLPSHCLPSHSPKGRDKDVGYGANRMGKFRDLDSGLNEISMSVPSREVDFCQDEDVLPWFDDYTTMDGSLQHDYGSDFLPAPTSFTLLDKKSNSNMALRDSHKTSEEQGNVFKDSSAEQIGTAEPKASTSQLYPPSLHHCQTSFVSSRSRTSDVTENNNTSNGNQDATYGEITNFLSSSSDFSSPKGKKQEPPLPGNGSSSTVMNFSHFARPAAMVRANLQNIGLKSGLSSARSDSMEIKNKDAAATSSNPPESIVVDSSGECPKELTMRSQQVVDQSKTDLNTSLSKAVEQKSVLSKQSETACNESSTKIDQIADQVLGDSGAKGQTTAEKSMEAAVASSSVCSGNGADRGSDEPNKNLKRKRKDTDDSECHSEDAEEESGGVKKAAGGRGGTGSKRTRAAEVHNLSERRRRDRINEKMRALQELIPNCNKVDKASMLDEAIEYLKTLQLQVQIMSMGAGLYMPPMMLPAGMQHMHAPHLAPFSPMSVGMHMGYGMGYGVGMPDMNGGPSRFPMIQVPQMQGSHIPVAHMSGPTALHGMAGSNLSGLGLPGQGHPMPMPRPTVLPFSGGPVMNSSALGLHACGSSGLVGTVDSASASGLKDQMSNGVPLVKQSSGGRDSTSQRPTQVLKASVVGFEQSALVHNSGHTSEANDNGALNPCPSR is encoded by the exons ATGCCTTTGTACGAGTTATACCGTCTGGCTAGAGAGAAGCTTGGTACAGAGAATAACAGCACACGTGCATCTGATCAATGTTCCTC ACCTGAGAATGATTTTTTTGAGCTAGTTTGGGAGAATGGTCAGATTTCTAGCCAGGGTCAGTCTAGTAAAGTTAGAAGGAGCCCATCTTGCAGGAGTTTGCCATCTCACTGCTTACCATCTCACAGTCCCAAGGGTAGAGACAAAGATGTAGGATATGGTGCCAACAGGATGGGAAAATTTAGAGATTTAGACTCTGGTTTGAATGAAATTTCAATGTCGGTGCCGTCCCGTGAAGTTGATTTCTGTCAAGATGAAGATGTGTTACCTTGGTTTGATGATTACACAACAATGGATGGTTCATTGCAACATGACTATGGTTCTGATTTCCTTCCTGCCCCAACTAGCTTTACCCTATtggataaaaaaagtaatagcAATATGGCTTTGAGGGATTCTCATAAAACTTCTGAAGAACAAGGGAATGTTTTCAAGGATTCTTCAGCTGAGCAAATTGGAACTGCCGAACCCAAAGCTAGCACCAGTCAGTTATACCCTCCGTCATTGCATCATTGTCAAACATCTTTTGTATCTTCAAGATCCAGAACATCAGATGTAACTGAAAATAACAATACTAGTAATGGAAACCAGGATGCCACTTATGGCGAAATTACCAATTTTCTATCTTCCTCAAGTGATTTTTCTAGCCCAAAGGGGAAGAAGCAAGAGCCACCTCTGCCTGGCAATGGTTCCAGTTCCACCGTAATGAATTTCTCCCATTTCGCTAGGCCTGCCGCAATGGTAAGAGCTAATCTTCAGAACATTGGCTTGAAGTCTGGTTTGTCTTCAGCAAGATCAGACAGTATGGAAATTAAGAATAAAGATGCAGCGGCAACTAGCAGCAATCCTCCTGAATCAATTGTTGTTGATTCAAGTGGTGAATGTCCAAAGGAACTGACCATGCGCTCTCAGCAGGTTGTGGATCAATCCAAGACTGATTTGAACACTTCACTGTCCAAAGCTGTTGAACAGAAGTCAGTGCTTTCTAAGCAGTCAGAGACTGCTTGTAATGAGAGTTCCACTAAGATTGACCAAATTGCAGATCAAGTTCTTGGTGACAGTGGTGCTAAAGGGCAGACAACTGCTGAAAAAAGTATGGAGGCAGCAGTAGCCTCTTCCTCTGTTTGCTCTGGCAATGGTGCTGACAGAGGTTCAGATGAgccaaataaaaatttgaagcGAAAAAGAAAAGACACCGATGATTCTGAGTGCCATAGTGAA GATGCTGAAGAAGAATCAGGGGGTGTTAAAAAGGCAGCTGGAGGGCGTGGAGGTACAGGTTCCAAGAGAACCCGTGCAGCTGAAGTGCATAATCTATCCGAAAGG AGGCGAAGGGACAGAATCAACGAGAAGATGCGTGCGTTGCAAGAACTCATTCCAAATTGCAATAAG GTGGATAAAGCCTCAATGCTAGACGAGGCAATTGAGTATCTTAAAACACTTCAGCTCCAAGTTCAA ATTATGTCAATGGGAGCTGGTTTATATATGCCTCCAATGATGTTACCTGCAGGAATGCAGCACATGCATGCACCACATCTGGCTCCATTTTCACCTATGAGTGTTGGCATGCATATGGGATATGGTATGGGTTATGGGGTGGGAATGCCTGACATGAATGGTGGACCTTCAAGATTCCCTATGATTCAGGTGCCCCAAATGCAAGGAAGTCATATCCCTGTGGCCCATATGTCTGGACCTACTGCTTTACATGGGATGGCCGGATCAAATCTTTCAGGGCTCGGGCTTCCTGGACAAGGACATCCCATGCCAATGCCGCGGCCTACCGTGCTACCTTTTTCAGGAGGACCTGTCATGAATTCATCAGCTCTGGGACTACATGCCTGTGGATCATCAGGACTTGTTGGAACCGTGGATTCAGCTTCTGCATCTGGCTTAAAGGATCAAATGTCAAATGGTGTCCCACTAGTTAAGCAAAGCTCTGGTGGCCGTGACTCAACAAGTCAGAGGCCTACACAGGTAT TGAAAGCATCTGTTGTTGGATTTGAGCAATCTGCTTTGGTTCATAATAGCGGTCATACCTCTGAGGCTAATGACAATGGAGCTCTTAATCCTTGTCCCAGCAGATAA
- the LOC114190078 gene encoding hydrophobic protein RCI2B, translating into MAGDGTATCIDILLAIILPPLGVFLKYGCKVEFWICLVLTLFGYIPGIIYAVYAITK; encoded by the exons ATGGCAGGTGACGGTACAGCTACATGCATAGACATCCTTCTTGCTATCATCTTGCCTCCTCTTGGGGTTTTTCTCAAATATGGCTGCAAG GTGGAGTTCTGGATTTGTTTGGTGCTAACCCTTTTTGGTTATATACCTGGGATTATCTATGCTGTCTATGCcatcaccaagtga
- the LOC114191921 gene encoding titin, translated as MATETAASATDQQYVKKEKDEGIAQMIASLANEDEVKHEKPEDTSSNKTEDKVTAELASVEVEKSDDSPALEASAEDGLNHDKVEDAQSSTPTATEDVDHQVEPAIAVESTENSLPSDATIAAEDKLKEEKEVVPASDTISDIEPVHDAANSQPVVAPSTEPSVEETPAQQLENESVETDEEKQAQPKTDDTNPPAESEGELVKEAQVLEDKVVPEAVQVGEKTEEAEKELHEAEQPSTIAVPEQTADAEEKPSDTVEGKATGPSEDVVEEINNFETGATVTVDAEPVVTEVNGNQKEPEKQSLEPREEEKPDTSAIPEQSAEKSDAMEEKTRELDFEAEVLKETNNFETEKAEPSAAKVDESHSETEKAEPVAAKVDESQTEPEKLEEEEQPKTAVPEEEAENAEQQGSAEKVKETGNSESDAVPEKIEKPEPLSIEVEETSREQLQANEEVAEDFKDVETEKEIVIETAKTEGTSDDLIKEEKADKEEETTLTVNAAQVSANEEPQSNIVEPSPEAVLGSSKSEGTSDDTVKEEKTDKEEETGLTGNAAQVSSHEEPLANLVEPSPEIVLQIPKSEGTSDDTIKEEKTEKEEETSHIENAAQVSSNEEPQANIVEPSLVVAEKVVEEDDNKEPQANIVKTEKEEETSHTENATQVSSNEEPQANTVEPSPVVAEKVVEEDDNKEPQANIVKTDKEEETGHTENAPQVSSNEEPQANIVEPSPEVAEKVIEEDNSKESSITDAIEGVPNEVASIVKSPEPASVDQGAEAILKEEREYSIPADVEEKVAVAANDDDKKEPEAPNAVTGSSTEEEAESRKVEEQNEAKTATTEVAESVKEEDVRGDDDGSVVDDKKEGNSDAKVEEISRAVSEPVRETLASKFEEKEEEYVEPGVNKLEKEQTVEPEKTEVQVTKQSDAIKTSKDLPKETPAKPAQKQSNNIISKVKQSLVKAKKAITGKSPSSKNLSSEAKGDIKVK; from the exons ATGGCTACTGAGACTGCTGCATCTGCTACTGATCAG CAATACGTGAAGAAGGAAAAGGACGAAGGCATTGCACAAATGATTGCTTCTTTAGCCAATGAAGATGAAGTCAAGCATGAGAAGCCTGAGGACACTTCTTCAAATAAGACAGAAGATAAGGTGACGGCAGAGCTTGCTTCAGTTGAGGTAGAAAAATCTGACGATTCCCCAGCTCTAGAGGCTTCTGCTGAAGATGGTCTGAACCATGACAAGGTTGAGGATGCACAAAGTTCAACACCAACTGCAACAGAAGATGTTGATCACCAGGTTGAGCCTGCTATTGCAGTAGAAAGCACTGAAAATTCACTGCCATCAGATGCAACTATTGCCGCCGAAGATAAACTAAAGGAGGAGAAGGAAGTGGTTCCGGCCTCGGACACTATCAGTGATATTGAACCAGTTCACGATGCAGCCAATTCCCAGCCAGTTGTGGCACCATCCACAGAACCCAGTGTGGAAGAAACACCAGCACAGCAACTAGAAAATGAATCTGTGGAAACAGATGAGGAGAAACAAGCGCAACCCAAGACAGACGACACTAATCCTCCGGCAGAATCAGAAGGAGAGCTGGTGAAAGAGGCTCAAGTTTTGGAAGACAAGGTTGTGCCTGAAGCTGTACAAGTGGGAGAAAAAACAGAAGAAGCAGAAAAAGAATTGCATGAGGCTGAGCAACCAAGCACAATTGCAGTACCTGAACAAACAGCTGATGCCGAAGAGAAACCGAGTGATACCGTAGAGGGAAAAGCAACGGGACCCTCAGAAGATGTAGTGGAAGAGATCAATAACTTTGAAACGGGAGCCACGGTAACAGTGGATGCAGAACCTGTGGTTACTGAAGTGAATGGAAACCAGAAAGAACCAGAGAAGCAATCATTGGAACCAAGGGAAGAGGAGAAACCAGATACATCTGCAATTCCTGAACAATCAGCAGAAAAAAGTGATGCCATGGAGGAAAAAACAAGAGAACTAGATTTTGAGGCAGAGGTGTTGAAAGAGACTAACAACTTTGAGACAGAGAAAGCAGAGCCATCGGCCGCTAAAGTTGATGAAAGCCACAGTGAAACAGAGAAAGCAGAGCCGGTGGCTGCGAAAGTTGATGAAAGTCAAACTGAACCAGAaaaactagaggaagaagagcAGCCTAAGACAGCTGTTCCCGAAGAAGAAGCTGAAAATGCGGAGCAACAAGGCAGTGCTGAGAAGGTGAAAGAGACTGGCAACTCAGAGTCAGACGCAGTTCCTGAAAAAATAGAGAAACCAGAGCCTCTGTCAATTGAAGTGGAGGAGACGTCAAGAGAACAATTACAAGCAAATGAGGAAGTTGCGGAAGATTTTAAGGATGTGGAGACTGAGAAGGAAATTGTGATTGAGACAGCCAAGACTGAAGGAACATCAGATGACCTGATCAAGGAAGAGAAAGCTGACAAAGAGGAGGAAACTACCCTCACTGTAAATGCTGCACAGGTTTCAGCAAATGAGGAACCTCAATCAAATATTGTGGAACCTTCTCCTGAAGCTGTGCTTGGGAGTTCCAAGAGTGAAGGAACTTCAGATGACACGGTCAAGGAAGAGAAAACTGACAAAGAGGAGGAAACTGGACTCACTGGAAATGCAGCACAAGTCTCATCACATGAGGAACCTTTAGCAAATCTTGTGGAACCTTCTCCTGAAATTGTGCTTCAGATCCCCAAGAGTGAAGGAACTTCAGATGACACGATCAAGGAAGAGAAAACTGAAAAAGAGGAGGAAACTAGCCACATTGAAAATGCTGCACAAGTTTCATCGAATGAAGAACCTCAAGCAAATATTGTGGAACCTTCTCTTGTAGTAGCAGAAAAGGTTGTTGAAGAGGATGACAATAAAGAACCTCAAGCAAATAttgtgaaaactgaaaaagaGGAGGAAACTAGCCACACTGAAAATGCAACACAAGTATCATCTAATGAAGAACCTCAAGCAAATACTGTGGAACCTTCTCCTGTAGTAGCAGAAAAGGTTGTTGAAGAGGATGACAATAAAGAACCTCAAGCAAATATTGTGAAAACTGACAAAGAGGAGGAAACTGGCCACACTGAAAATGCTCCACAAGTTTCATCAAATGAAGAACCTCAAGCAAATATTGTGGAACCTTCTCCTGAAGTAGCAGAAAAGGTTATTGAAGAGGACAACAGTAAAGAGTCAAGCATTACTGATGCGATTGAAGGGGTACCAAATGAAGTGGCTAGCATCGTAAAAAGTCCAGAACCAGCCTCAGTTGATCAGGGAGCTGAAGCTATCTTAAAAGAAGAAAGGGAGTATTCTATTCCAGCTGATGTGGAAGAAAAGGTTGCCGTTGCCGCAAATGATGATGACAAAAAGGAACCTGAAGCACCTAATGCTGTCACTGGATCTTCAACAGAGGAAGAGGCTGAAAGCAGAAAGGTTGAGGAACAGAATGAGGCAAAGACAGCAACAACTGAAGTAGCAGAGAGTGTGAAGGAGGAGGATGTAAGAGGTGATGATGATGGCTCAGTAGTTGATGACAAGAAGGAAGGGAACAGTGACGCAAAGGTAGAAGAAATCTCTAGAGCTGTAAGTGAACCTGTTAGAGAAACCTTGGCATccaaatttgaagaaaaagaagaagaatatgtTGAACCTGGAGTCAACAAGTTAGAGAAAGAACAAACTGTGGAGCCTGAGAAAACTGAGGTTCAAGTCACCAAGCAAAGTGACGCAATAAAAACATCCAAGGACCTTCCAAAAGAAACTCCAGCCAAGCCAGCTCAAAAGCAATCAAATAACATTATATCAAAGGTTAAACAGTCACTGGTGAAAGCAAAGAAAGCTATCACTGGCAAATCTCCTTCCTCCAAGAACCTTTCCTCGGAGGCCAAGGGCGACATTAAAGTCAAATAA